A region from the Mercenaria mercenaria strain notata chromosome 7, MADL_Memer_1, whole genome shotgun sequence genome encodes:
- the LOC123555283 gene encoding lectin-like, with translation MEKTLITLFIVCSVIIACEACTSGWESFDGSCYKYFADRKKWSDAKTYCESQGAHLAIVLSNEENAFLKALLRRSHIGSTDQVWMDGDDLKTENNFIWENTGQGFEITDWGPNEPNQNGGNEDCLSFFGRYDFKWNDEHCDKPFGFLCEKEAVGTGGVIG, from the exons ATGGAGAAAACTTTGATAACGTTGTTTATTGTATGCTCCGTTATAATTG CATGCGAAGCATGTACATCCGGTTGGGAGTCATTTGACGGATCATGTTACAAATACTTTGCTGACAGAAAGAAGTGGTCCGATGCAAAG ACGTATTGCGAATCACAAGGAGCACATTTAGCGATAGTATTGAGCAATGAAGAAAACGCATTTTTAAAAGCACTGCTAAGGAGGTCACATATAG GATCAACCGATCAGGTTTGGATGGACGGTGATGacttgaaaacagaaaacaactttATCTGGGAGAATACTGGTCAAGG ATTCGAAATAACCGACTGGGGCCCTAATGAACCTAACCAGAATGGAGGTAATGAAGACTGTCTTTCATTTTTTGGAAGATACGACTTCAAGTGGAATGACGAACACTGTGACAAGCCCTTCGGCTTCCTGTGCGAAAAGGA AGCTGTTGGTACCGGAGGGGTTATTGGTTAG